The following proteins are co-located in the Lagenorhynchus albirostris chromosome 4, mLagAlb1.1, whole genome shotgun sequence genome:
- the SH3TC1 gene encoding SH3 domain and tetratricopeptide repeat-containing protein 1 isoform X4 — protein MEGLTGRGPVGPPGGSGGREVQRAGASASAVWGRAGPEEAKATVGSDAAAPGVSAPAAGPSPGQMGSYPTDLTLQLLAVQRKSGLPDPSLQQVLRGRLRLLENDSWEVARALGELSARLLSIHSDQDRIVVTFKTFEEIWKFSTYHALGFTHHCLENLLVDQTFWLLEPDEDQETAIQVHVDEEALKLTHESLLFQEGPFFVLCPDHRVKVMNGLQPLGQASGFPRAEAALPVDSLAPSHNTSSEERTAAEPLIPFHQWALRVPWDPINDSMGGPVTPDIQPMAVGLASAVADCQGSGPEEMTFRSGDHIEILGAQVPGLPWCLGRHAASGQVAFVQTSLISAQGQASDLENVIFLNEEERSFFSSEGRFSEEDARQLLRRMSSTDVCTVYSLDTEEAEMQQQEEHEMPPPCLHPEPRETLQKVKNVLERCKSCRGCPKEPTSPGVHGASSGAGSPDANSPDTKSCRGCPKEPTSPGVHGASGGASSPDTKSCRGCPKEPTSPGVHGASGGASSPDTKDPSFRLDARDARADPEALGSLLQFLDKPGFEAGLQGLYDLSPPGLSGVFGGFTDDEELARLLAEARGVAKKAGLPMALARLCFLLGRLCVRRLKLSQARVYFEEALGALGGRFGDLVLVAAVYTSLAAVHLRQKNREKCAQVVPKALALLLGTPGHVGGSEAESGLLQLGLRRAIGARSPQAEARACFLLAEHHARGKRPEEALPFLERLLQLHGASGAPGASWPVDCYLLLADVYSRKCLPHLALSCVKVASRRARGSLDSALRSAALVLRGSPQLPRLPAQLAPYLLQALASPASGTGRALRGPIYASLARLHSQHGRQGRAIAFMTWAAETDAQIGGRTVVDRLVALAWLHVLHRQIPAALDILESVLEAAVAALDQEGVIANMAAIALKRMGRTQQAAEGYYRALRVARRLGRQRNKAVVLANFGTLCLQTGAGRLAQHYFLEAVKLFSRLPSGEWGPDFTQVLLRLGHLCTRRALTRQGKCYYEWAFLVAVETDHLESQLHAVQRLCHFYSTVMPSEAQCVVYHEFQLSLARRVADKVLEGQLLEAISQLYLSLGTERAYKSALDYTKRSLGIFIDLQKKDKEAHAWLQAGKIYYILQQNELVDVYIQVAQNAALYTGDPKLGLQLFEAAGDIFFNGTWEREKAVSFYRDRALPLAVNTGSQEAELRLCNKLAALLAETEAPQEGLEFAHTALALSVTLGDRLNERVAYHRLAALHQQLGHGELAEHFYLKALSLCTSPLEFDEETLYYVKVYLVLGDIIFYDLKDPLDAAGYYQLALAAAVDLGNKRAQMKIYTRLAAIYHNFLLDREKSLFFHQKARTFATELNIRRGHLAPGRCCGRAAWLVPGPPS, from the exons ACCTGACTTTGCAGCTGCTGGCTGTGCAGAGGAAAAGCGGATTGCCCGACCCCAGCCTGCAGCAGGTCCTGCGGGGCCGGCTCCGTCTTCTGGAGAATGACAGCTGGGAGGTGGCCCGTGCTCTCGGG GAGCTATCGGCCAGGCTGCTGTCCATCCACAGTGACCAGGATCGGATTGTGGTGACGTTTAAGACTTTTGAAGAAATCTGGAAGTTTTCCACCTACCACGCTCTCG GCTTCACTCATCACTGCCTGGAAAACCTGCTTGTGGACCAGACCTTCTGGCTGCTCGAGCCTGATGAAGACCAGGAGACGGCCATCCAAGTCCACGTGGATGAGGAGGCCTTGAAGCTGACGCACGAGAGCCTCCTTTTCCAGGAAG GGCCTTTCTTTGTGCTGTGTCCTGACCACCGCGTGAAAGTGATGAACGGCCTCCAGCCCCTTGGGCAGGCTTCGGGGTTTCCCCGGGCAGAGGCGGCGCTGCCAGTGGACTCCTTGGCCCCCAGCCACAACACATCCTCAGAGGAGCGGACAGCCGCGGAGCCCTTGATTCCGTTCCATCA GTGGGCTCTTAGGGTCCCCTGGGACCCCATCAACGACTCCATGGGTGGACCTGTGACGCCGGACATCCAGCCAATGG CTGTGGGCCTGGCCTCGGCTGTGGCGGACTGCCAGGGCTCAGGGCCCGAAGAGATGACCTTCCGAAGCGGTGACCACATCGAGATCCTGGGCGCCCAGGTGCCCGGCCTGCCCTGGTGCCTGGGCCGGCACGCGGCCTCCGGCCAGGTCGCCTTTGTGCAGACGAGCCTCATCAGTGCGCAGGGCCAAGCGTCTGA cttggaaaatgtgatttttctcaATGAAGAGGAAAGGTCTTTCTTCAGCAGCGAAGGACGCTTTTCCGAGGAGGATGCCAGGCAGCTACTCAGGAGGATGTCCAGCACGGACGTCTGCACTGTGTACAGCTTGG ACACAGAAGAAGCTGAGATGCAGCAACAGGAAGAACATG AGATGCCCCCGCCTTGCCTGCACCCAGAGCCACGTGAGACCCTGCAGAAGGTGAAGAATGTCCTAGAACGATGCAAGTCCTGCCGGGGCTGCCCCAAGGAGCCAACGTCCCCGGGCGTCCATGGGGCGTCCAGTGGTGCGGGCTCGCCAGACGCCAA CTCGCCGGACACCAAGTCCTGCCGGGGCTGCCCCAAGGAGCCAACGTCCCCGGGCGTCCACGGGGCGTCCGGTGGCGCGAGCTCGCCGGACACCAAGTCCTGCCGGGGCTGCCCCAAGGAGCCAACGTCCCCGGGTGTCCACGGGGCATCCGGTGGCGCGAGCTCGCCGGACACTAAGGACCCCTCCTTCCGCCTGGACGCCAGGGATGCCCGGGCTGACCCAGAGGCCCTGGGCTCCCTGCTGCAGTTCCTGGACAAGCCCGGCTTCGAGGCCGGCCTCCAGGGCCTGTACGACCTCTCCCCGCCCGGGCTGAGTGGCGTGTTTGGCGGCTTCACCGACGATGAGGAGCTGGCCCGGCTTCTGGCTGAGGCCCGGGGTGTGGCCAAGAAGGCCGGGCTGCCCATGGCCCTGGCCAGGCTCTGCTTCCTGCTGGGGCGGCTGTGCGTCCGGCGGCTGAAGCTGTCCCAGGCCCGCGTGTACTTCGAGGAAGCCCTGGGGGCGCTGGGGGGCCGCTTCGGGGACCTCGTCCTGGTGGCGGCCGTGTACACCAGCCTGGCCGCCGTCCACCTGCGGCAGAAGAACAGGGAGAAGTGCGCGCAGGTGGTGCCCAAGGCCTTGGCCCTGCTCCTGGGGACGCCCGGCCACGTCGGCGGCTCCGAGGCCGAGTCGGGGCTCCTGCAGCTGGGCCTGCGGAGGGCTATCGGCGCCCGCAGCCCGCAGGCCGAGGCCCGGGCCTGCTTCCTGCTGGCCGAGCACCACGCCCGCGGCAAGCGGCCCGAGGAGGCCCTGCCCTTCCTGGAGAGGCTGCTGCAGCTGCACGGGGCCTCGGGGGCTCCGGGCGCCTCGTGGCCCGTCGACTGCTACCTGCTGCTGGCAGACGTCTACAGCCGCAAGTGCCTCCCGCACCTGGCGCTGAGCTGCGTCAAGGTGGCCTCGCGGCGGGCGCGGGGCTCGCTGGACAGCGCGCTCCGGAGCGCGGCCCTGGTCCTGCGGGGCAGCCCCCAgctcccccgcctccccgcccAGCTCGCCCCCTACCTCCTGCAGGCCCTGGCCTCCCCGGCCTCGGGCACGGGGCGGGCGCTGCGCGGCCCCATCTACGCCAGCCTGGCCCGGCTGCACAGCCAGCACGGGCGACAGGGCAGGGCCATCGCCTTCATGACGTGGGCCGCGGAGACGGACGCCCAGATTGGCGGCCGCACGGTCGTGGACCGCCTGGTGGCCCTCGCCTGGTTGCACGTGCTTCACAGGCAGATCCCGGCAGCCCTGGACATCTTGGAGTCCGTCCTGGAGGCGGCGGTGGCCGCCCTGGACCAGGAGGGCGTGATCGCCAACATGGCGGCTATCGCCCTGAAGAGGATGGGCAGGACTCAGCAGGCGGCCGAGGGCTACTACCGCGCCCTGAGGGTCGCCAGGCGCCTGGGTCGCCAGCGGAACAAGGCGGTGGTCCTGGCCAACTTCGGGACCCTGTGTCTGCAGACCGGCGCCGGCAGGCTGGCCCAGCACTACTTCCTGGAGGCCGTGAAGCTCTTCTCGCGGCTGCCCAGCGGAGAGTGGGGCCCAGACTTCACCCAGGTGCTCCTGCGGCTGGGTCACCTGTGCACCCGCAGGGCCCTCACCCGGCAGGGCAAGTGCTACTACGAGTGGGCCTTTCTGGTCGCCGTGGAGACGGACCATTTGGAGA GCCAGCTGCACGCCGTCCAGCGGCTGTGTCACTTCTACAGCACAGTCATGCCCAGTGAGGCCCAGTGTGTCGTCTACCACGAGTTCCAGCTTTCGCTGGCCCGCAGGGTGGCCGACAAGGTGCTGGAGGGGCAGCTCCTGGAGGCCATCAGCCAGCTCTACCTGTCCCTGGGCACCGAGAG GGCCTACAAATCCGCGCTGGACTACACCAAGCGCAGTCTGGGGATATTCATCGACCTGCAGAAGAAGGACAAGGAGGCGCACGCCTGGCTGCAGGCGGGGAAGATCTACTACATCCTCCAGCAGAACGAGCTGGTGGATGTCTACATCCAG GTGGCACAGAACGCGGCCCTGTACACAGGGGACCCCAAGCTGGGGCTGCAGCTCTTTGAGGCGGCTGGAGACATCTTCTTCAACGGGACCTGGGAGCGGGAGAAAGCCGTGTCCTTCTACCGG GACCGGGCGCTGCCCCTGGCCGTGAACACGGGGAGCCAGGAGGCCGAGCTGCGTCTCTGCAACAAGCTGGCAGCGCTGCTGGCCGAGACGGAGGCGCCGCAGGAGGGCCTGGAGTTCGCCCACACGGCCCTGGCCCTCAGCGTCACCCTCG GGGACCGGCTGAACGAGCGGGTGGCCTACCATCGGCTGGCCGCCCTGCACCAGCAGCTGGGCCACGGGGAGCTGGCCGAGCACTTCTACCTCAAGGCACTCTCGCTCTGCACCTCGCCACTGGAATTTGACGAGGAGACCCTGTACTACGTGAAGGTGTATCTGGTGCTCGGAGACATCATCTTCTATGACCTCAAG GACCCGCTCGACGCGGCCGGGTACTACCAGCTGGCGCTGGCAGCGGCCGTGGACCTGGGCAACAAGAGGGCGCAGATGAAGATCTACACGCGCCTGGCTGCCATCTACCACAACTTCCTCCTGGACCGGGAGAAGTCCCTGTTCTTCCACCAGAAGGCTCGGACCTTTGCCACCGAGCTTAACATCCGCCGGGGACACCTGGCCCCTGGGCGGTGCTGCGGGCGGGCGGCCTGGCTGGTCCCCGGGCCCCCGTCCTGA